A part of Maniola hyperantus chromosome 14, iAphHyp1.2, whole genome shotgun sequence genomic DNA contains:
- the LOC117988525 gene encoding uncharacterized protein, which translates to MLVTVILLLITCGIVQSSGIHPVAPAGTAPIVTASSSQYFERTFNRLVATPPVLEPVLPVAPAPVVPVFQVAPPQPFLTVQPIAPAPPVVVEATRTTSVPANPANPPQNAPVDPNIAIAIATAHAAAPVATILLPPYPFGFPPSFEVLPQAPQPPQVPSDPNTRESTTLKTTTTVQATTTQREEDATTPLPSNIDNNFAQAPSNQNVNFRQYLAPQLPTQEPGPQQLPAPRPQQFPGPNVRPQQFPEPDPRPQRFPVPNSRPEQFPEPNQRPQQFPVLNSRPQQFPEQHPRPQQYPVPSPRPQQLPLPNPWPQHGPQHLPQPDSRPIKFKTNVEVVPVPLAYIAPPSPHQHHHHHQHHHHHHQSLEAVPHIYKFIPKTSKIIIIRPVGASRIRTMRVPAGFATYGPPKLVKRAALKRSQNIRFSPRDAEPTFGPINRPFTRSPKL; encoded by the exons ATGCTTGTGACG GTTATATTATTGCTGATAACATGTGGAATCGTCCAAAGCTCAGGGATACATCCAGTGGCACCGGCTGGTACTGCGCCGATAGTGACAGCTTCCAGTTCGCAGTACTTCGAAAGAACCTTTAATCGTTTGGTTGCAACGCCACCTGTATTAGAGCCAGTGCTGCCAGTAGCTCCTGCTCCTGTGGTACCAGTTTTTCAAGTGGCACCACCTCAGCCATTTTTAACAGTTCAGCCTATTGCGCCCGCTCCGCCGGTTGTCGTAGAAGCAACTAGAACAACATCAGTTCCTGCAAATCCAGCAAACCCACCACAAAATGCTCCTGTTGACCCTAATATTGCTATTGCAATCGCAACTGCTCATGCTGCTGCACCAGTTGCCACTATACTTCTTCCGCCATATCCATTTGGATTTCCACCATCATTCGAAGTGCTACCGCAAGCACCTCAACCACCACAAGTGCCATCAGACCCCAACACTAGAGAATCAACCACGTTAAAAACTACAACAACAGTTCAAGCGACTACAACACAAAGAGAAGAAGACGCTACAACACCTTTGCCATCaaatatagataataatttcGCGCAAGCACCTTCAAACCAGAATGTTAACTTTAGGCAATATCTAGCACCACAATTGCCTACACAAGAACCAGGACCTCAGCAGCTACCTGCTCCAAGACCACAGCAGTTTCCTGGACCAAATGTGAGACCACAACAATTTCCTGAACCGGATCCGAGACCACAACGATTTCCTGTACCAAATTCGAGACCAGAACAGTTTCCTGAACCGAATCAGAGACCACAACAATTTCCTGTATTGAATTCGAGACCTCAACAGTTTCCTGAACAACATCCGAGACCACAACAATATCCTGTACCGAGTCCGAGACCACAACAATTGCCTTTACCTAATCCGTGGCCACAACACGGGCCCCAACATTTGCCTCAACCAGATTCAAGGCCCATCAAATTTAAAACGAACGTGGAAGTAGTACCTGTGCCTCTAGCCTATATCGCTCCGCCTTCACcacatcaacatcatcatcaccaccaacaccatcatcatcaccatcagtCACTGGAAGCAGTTCCTCATATTTACAAATTTATACCGAAGACGTCAAAGATTATAATTATAAGGCCAGTGGGTGCTTCTCGAATTAGAACCATGAGAGTACCTGCAGGATTTGCTACGTATGGACCACCTAAATTAGTAAAACGAGCGGCGTTAAAGCGGTCACAAAATATCAGGTTTAGTCCACGTGACGCTGAACCGACTTTTGGGCCTATAAATAGACCTTTCACTAGATCACCAAAGTTATAA
- the LOC138403278 gene encoding TOX high mobility group box family member 3-like: MRHRAVQQKVQLQRREQLLRKEQQQRSTEQPLRKVLQQHSTEQLLRKVQRQHSTEQQVSKVLQQHMELKPQLVRPQQVHYSSLKCIASWMLLRRERAQQLMGQRQPQAERRRHKLPGR; this comes from the exons atGAGGCATAGAGCAG TGCAACAAAAGGTGCAGCTGCAGCGTAGGGAGCAGCTGCTGCGTAAGGAGCAGCAGCAGCGTAGTACGGAGCAGCCGCTGCGTAAGGTGCTGCAGCAGCATAGTACGGAGCAGCTGCTGCGTAAGGTGCAGCGGCAGCATAGTACGGAGCAGCAAGTGAGTAAGGTGCTGCAGCAACATATGGAGCTGAAGCCACAACTGGTGCGGCCGCAACAAGTCCATTATAGTTCCTTGAAATGTATTGCGAGCTGGATGCTGTTACGAAGGGAGCGGGCGCAGCAACTAATGGGGCAGCGGCAGCCACAAGCGGAGCGGAGGCGACATAAGCTGCCGGGACGCTAG
- the LOC138403283 gene encoding cyclin-dependent kinase inhibitor 1C-like, producing MSRLRLVFSAIAIIASCEASGVGHFVPAVKSIPVVRYAPFYSFPNGVRSIHAVLPAVAPPPAPVFRAFAPAPVLPAPVAAPVLPAPPPLFPRVYAAPAYPAPVFRTQFLPAPLPPPVAAPAPVFAHAIPAPAPVYPALPRFAPNPSYSLGPIFSGAVPFSPIVRAVAPAVLPAPAPVYPAPVFGPAPISFARSVAYPAPAPFLPAHIKHEQAWK from the exons ATGTCTCGACTGAGATTA gtATTTTCCGCCATCGCCATCATAGCTAGTTGTGAAGCTAGCGGGGTTGGACATTTCGTACCGGCAGTCAAATCAATACCTGTCGTGCGATACGCACCTTTCTACAGTTTTCCAAATGGAGTGCGTTCAATACACGCAGTTCTACCAGCAGTAGCTCCACCTCCAGCCCCAGTTTTTCGGGCATTTGCTCCAGCCCCTGTATTGCCTGCACCAGTAGCTGCTCCTGTACTGCCGGCGCCACCACCATTGTTTCCTCGTGTATACGCAGCACCTGCCTACCCAGCGCCGGTCTTCCGCACCCAATTTTTACCAGCACCTTTACCGCCTCCGGTAGCTGCACCTGCGCCAGTATTTGCACACGCTATTCCTGCACCTGCACCTGTGTATCCTGCATTACCTAGATTCGCTCCAAATCCTTCTTACTCTTTAGGACCAATCTTTAGTGGAGCTGTGCCTTTTTCACCTATCGTCAGAGCAGTCGCTCCTGCAGTATTACCAGCCCCAGCACCAGTGTATCCTGCCCCAGTTTTTGGACCCGCTCCTATTAGCTTTGCAAGGTCTGTAGCCTACCCAGCGCCAGCACCCTTTTTACCTGCACACATAAAACATGAACAAGCGTGGAAATGA
- the LOC117988317 gene encoding cyclin-dependent kinase inhibitor 1C-like isoform X2, with protein MIVLIAAAFTISAECSAPLVAPAHIGYAHAVPQNVPPYASQVSVVNKAISPYIAAPVAAPLAAPVPAPLAAPLAAQYFAAPYAAQFAAPIGPFATRVAPAVAAPFAAAPYVAAPYAAAPYALPGPFAPSAAYAAPYPYAAGAPLIRGAFGVAPAFVR; from the exons ATG ATCGTACTCATCGCTGCAGCTTTTACCATCAGCGCAGAATGCAGTGCTCCATTGGTTGCACCAGCACATATAGGTTACGCTCATGCAGTGCCGCAGAATGTACCTCCATACGCCTCCCAAGTCAGCGTAGTCAATAAGGCGATCAGCCCGTATATTGCGGCTCCGGTAGCTGCACCACTTGCTGCACCTGTACCTGCGCCACTAGCTGCTCCTCTTGCAGCACAATATTTTGCTGCTCCCTATGCTGCTCAATTCGCCGCGCCTATCGGTCCCTTTGCCACTCGAGTTGCACCAGCTGTGGCCGCTCCCTTCGCAGCTGCACCATACGTAGCTGCCCCTTACGCCGCGGCTCCCTATGCCCTTCCTGGTCCTTTTGCTCCCTCAGCAGCTTATGCAGCTCCTTACCCTTATGCGGCTGGTGCACCTTTAATCCGCGGGGCTTTCGGTGTTGCTCCAGCATTTGTCCGATAG
- the LOC117988317 gene encoding cyclin-dependent kinase inhibitor 1C-like isoform X1, whose amino-acid sequence MFSLKSIVLIAAAFTISAECSAPLVAPAHIGYAHAVPQNVPPYASQVSVVNKAISPYIAAPVAAPLAAPVPAPLAAPLAAQYFAAPYAAQFAAPIGPFATRVAPAVAAPFAAAPYVAAPYAAAPYALPGPFAPSAAYAAPYPYAAGAPLIRGAFGVAPAFVR is encoded by the exons ATGTTTTCTCTGAAATCT ATCGTACTCATCGCTGCAGCTTTTACCATCAGCGCAGAATGCAGTGCTCCATTGGTTGCACCAGCACATATAGGTTACGCTCATGCAGTGCCGCAGAATGTACCTCCATACGCCTCCCAAGTCAGCGTAGTCAATAAGGCGATCAGCCCGTATATTGCGGCTCCGGTAGCTGCACCACTTGCTGCACCTGTACCTGCGCCACTAGCTGCTCCTCTTGCAGCACAATATTTTGCTGCTCCCTATGCTGCTCAATTCGCCGCGCCTATCGGTCCCTTTGCCACTCGAGTTGCACCAGCTGTGGCCGCTCCCTTCGCAGCTGCACCATACGTAGCTGCCCCTTACGCCGCGGCTCCCTATGCCCTTCCTGGTCCTTTTGCTCCCTCAGCAGCTTATGCAGCTCCTTACCCTTATGCGGCTGGTGCACCTTTAATCCGCGGGGCTTTCGGTGTTGCTCCAGCATTTGTCCGATAG
- the LOC117988526 gene encoding cuticle protein 16.5-like, translating to MIAKFFTIFALTIAATNAGFAPLGAAPAALVAPAVAPAAYAVAPYASSYSAHAVNHAVAAPVVAPAPVVAAAPYVAAPAAPYVAAPAAPYVTAPAAYNPYFARYASAPYFL from the exons ATGATcgccaaatttttc ACTATCTTCGCCCTCACCATCGCCGCTACCAACGCTGGATTTGCACCACTCGGTGCTGCTCCTGCTGCTCTCGTGGCACCAGCGGTAGCACCGGCAGCGTACGCCGTGGCTCCCTATGCTAGCTCCTACTCCGCCCATGCTGTCAACCACGCTGTCGCGGCCCCCGTCGTCGCTCCCGCTCCCGTCGTTGCTGCTGCCCCTTACGTTGCCGCTCCTGCAGCACCTTACGTCGCCGCTCCAGCAGCACCTTACGTCACAGCTCCCGCCGCTTACAACCCTTACTTCGCTAGATACGCCTCCGCTCCCTACTTCCTATAA